The genomic stretch GGATAACCATGGAGGATAACCTCGCCGTGGTCCACTACGAAACCTGTCCCCAGACGGACGACCCCATAAAGAGGTGCCCCACCAAGTGCATATTCTTCGACGAGGAGGTCAAGATGACGCGCGAGAGCTACTACGCGTCCAGCCGCAAGGAGGCGGTGTGAGGCGGCGCGAACCGAAAATACTAATCAACTTTTAATAATAGTTTAATCTTGGTTTGTTAGCATATAGAGTGATGGGGACGGCAACTTATCCGTGTAGAGGTGATTGACTATGTTTGGAGATAATGGAAATAATGGAAATAAAAAGGGGGCGGCGTTGGGGTTGCTTCTGCTTATCGGCGCGGCCCTGACGCTCGTGTCGTGCGGCGGCGGCGAGGAGGTAATCGACCCGGAGGCATTAAGGGGAGGGGAGACGAGAGGGACCCTCTCTCCCTCGTACTTTTCCGGGAAGGTCGCGACTTCGTACAAGGCGGCCAGGGAGATACCCGAGATCCTCGACAGCCTGTATTGCTA from Thermodesulfobacteriota bacterium encodes the following:
- a CDS encoding CYCXC family (seleno)protein; translation: MFGDNGNNGNKKGAALGLLLLIGAALTLVSCGGGEEVIDPEALRGGETRGTLSPSYFSGKVATSYKAAREIPEILDSLYCYCDCKKHAGHKSLLTCYVDRHAANCDICINEALIARNMHKNGEDVIAIRKAIDGRYKR